In one Stenotrophomonas maltophilia genomic region, the following are encoded:
- a CDS encoding FecR family protein, whose product MSPPNTSSSAACEDVVAEQAMRWIAWLASGDITDAGMCEFEEWLAQPGHRHAFEQQRTLWRSLGPRPTVASAVRRRRRRQRLRWVTAAAAALAMLMIWPEASLRLQADHRSRQSVQHVQLPDGSRAVLDADSAIAVHFDAGTRRVDLLRGRAWFEVVADPQRRFSVAAGNGVVEDISTAFSVSRVEEAVETQVGQGRVRVAAPADSGWTYLQAGQRARYGSASGVVRLSDVAADSVGAWRQGELLLEQASVADAVHLLGRYRAGPTFVQGDLSTLPAVSAALRIDRPEQALDALAETTGLRITRLPMGVVIVHR is encoded by the coding sequence ATGAGCCCGCCGAACACTTCTTCTTCCGCCGCCTGCGAAGACGTCGTGGCCGAACAGGCCATGCGCTGGATCGCATGGCTGGCATCGGGCGACATCACCGATGCTGGCATGTGCGAATTCGAAGAGTGGCTGGCGCAACCGGGCCATCGCCACGCCTTCGAGCAGCAGCGCACGCTGTGGCGCAGCCTCGGCCCTCGACCGACCGTCGCGTCTGCGGTGCGGCGCCGGCGCCGGCGTCAGCGGCTGCGCTGGGTGACGGCTGCCGCTGCCGCCCTGGCGATGCTGATGATCTGGCCCGAAGCGTCCCTGCGCCTGCAGGCGGACCACCGCAGCCGCCAGAGCGTCCAGCATGTGCAGTTGCCCGACGGCAGCCGTGCGGTGCTCGACGCGGACAGCGCGATCGCCGTGCACTTCGATGCGGGCACTCGGCGGGTCGATCTGCTGCGTGGCCGCGCCTGGTTCGAGGTGGTCGCCGATCCGCAGCGGCGCTTCAGCGTGGCCGCAGGCAACGGCGTGGTTGAAGACATCTCCACGGCATTCTCCGTGTCGCGGGTCGAGGAAGCGGTTGAAACCCAGGTCGGGCAGGGCAGGGTGCGCGTGGCCGCCCCGGCCGACAGTGGCTGGACCTATCTGCAGGCGGGGCAGCGTGCGCGGTACGGTTCCGCGTCCGGCGTCGTCCGCCTGAGCGATGTCGCTGCCGACAGCGTGGGTGCGTGGCGCCAGGGCGAACTGCTGCTTGAGCAGGCCAGTGTCGCCGATGCAGTGCATCTGCTTGGTCGTTATCGTGCCGGTCCGACCTTCGTGCAGGGCGACCTGTCGACCTTGCCGGCCGTGAGTGCCGCACTGCGTATCGATCGCCCCGAACAGGCCCTGGATGCACTCGCGGAGACGACGGGGCTGAGGATCACCCGCCTGCCGATGGGTGTGGTCATCGTTCACAGATGA
- a CDS encoding RNA polymerase sigma factor: protein MPSNAATLTELLIRERPALLRRVQRILGGDPGAEDVIQAVWFKARGVGNAPLIDNPRAYLYRLAANLATDHGRESTRRNRLLADHYLWGPDEATSTSTEEQVMAQDELQRVLDAASHLPEPTRAIFRLNRLQGLTQAEIARRLGVSVTTVENHIRAALQRLAWARSGR from the coding sequence ATGCCATCCAATGCCGCCACCCTCACCGAACTGCTGATCCGAGAGCGGCCGGCGCTGCTGCGCCGGGTGCAGCGCATCCTGGGGGGCGACCCGGGTGCGGAGGACGTGATCCAGGCTGTCTGGTTCAAGGCCCGCGGGGTGGGCAACGCCCCGTTGATCGACAATCCCAGGGCCTATCTGTACCGCCTGGCAGCCAACCTGGCGACCGATCATGGACGCGAGTCGACGCGCCGCAACCGCCTGTTGGCCGATCACTACCTGTGGGGACCGGACGAGGCTACGTCCACGTCCACCGAAGAGCAGGTGATGGCGCAGGATGAGCTGCAGCGTGTCCTCGATGCGGCCAGCCACCTGCCGGAGCCGACCCGCGCCATCTTCCGCCTCAATCGGCTGCAGGGCCTGACCCAGGCCGAGATCGCGCGTCGCCTTGGCGTGTCGGTCACCACCGTGGAGAACCACATCCGCGCCGCGTTGCAGCGCCTGGCCTGGGCCCGCAGCGGCCGCTGA
- the ppa gene encoding inorganic diphosphatase yields MGLELVSPGKNPPEEINVIIEIPKDSEPVKYEVDKETGAIFVDRILSTPMRYPCNYGYVPSTLCGDGDPADVLVVLPLPLVPGSVVRCRPVGVLKMSDEAGSDEKILAVPVAKIFSGYAHVEDIEQVSSHWLERIGHFFEHYKDLEKGKWVKLDGWGGAAEAKQILIEAHARYLEGSKA; encoded by the coding sequence ATGGGTCTGGAACTCGTCTCGCCCGGCAAGAACCCGCCGGAAGAAATCAACGTCATCATCGAGATCCCGAAGGACTCGGAGCCGGTGAAGTACGAAGTGGACAAGGAAACCGGCGCGATCTTCGTCGACCGCATCCTGTCGACCCCGATGCGCTACCCGTGCAACTACGGCTACGTGCCCAGCACCCTGTGCGGCGACGGCGATCCGGCCGACGTGCTGGTGGTGCTGCCGCTGCCGCTGGTGCCGGGCTCGGTGGTGCGCTGCCGCCCGGTCGGCGTGCTGAAGATGAGCGATGAGGCCGGCAGCGACGAGAAGATCCTGGCCGTGCCGGTCGCCAAGATCTTCAGCGGCTATGCCCACGTGGAGGACATCGAGCAGGTTTCCAGCCACTGGCTGGAGCGCATCGGCCACTTCTTCGAGCACTACAAGGACCTCGAAAAGGGCAAGTGGGTCAAGCTCGACGGCTGGGGCGGCGCGGCGGAAGCCAAGCAGATCCTGATCGAAGCGCACGCGCGCTACCTGGAAGGCAGCAAGGCCTGA
- a CDS encoding HDOD domain-containing protein yields the protein MRILLVGDAASLPAELTEFIADLGEDWQPLTAADGHTAMTAVATQGVDAVIVCPQLPDLNATTLLGQIRTLRPETIRIALVDAQHGNRPPPARLIGVAHRFLPLPLAPEVLLEALTSLEELREVLDSPRLRDAIGRIEKLPSPPHLYLSLTQALEHDDDTDSADVAKLVAADPAIAAKVLQLSNSAFFSQGRTIADLRTAVTRLGLSTLRDLVLASEVFSAPTLSAAERNSLQQRALLASRLAARLLPDSSAELGATAALLADIGLLLPGVRNERSEPALAGDLRPGHAEAGAYLLGLWGLPMPIIEAVAFHLQPQRATTRSFWVTGAVHVALALVNGDPVDEDYLQRAGVLNRLPQWREHANALMGLTPTDA from the coding sequence GTGCGTATTCTGCTTGTTGGAGATGCAGCCAGCCTGCCGGCCGAGCTGACCGAATTCATTGCCGATCTTGGGGAAGACTGGCAGCCGCTGACCGCCGCCGACGGCCACACCGCGATGACGGCAGTGGCGACGCAGGGCGTGGACGCGGTGATCGTCTGCCCGCAGCTGCCGGACCTCAATGCCACCACCTTGCTGGGGCAGATCCGGACACTGCGCCCGGAAACCATCCGTATCGCCCTGGTCGATGCCCAGCACGGCAACCGGCCACCACCGGCGCGCCTGATCGGCGTTGCCCACCGCTTCCTGCCGCTGCCACTGGCGCCGGAGGTGCTGCTGGAGGCCTTGACCAGCCTGGAAGAGCTGCGCGAGGTGCTGGACAGCCCGCGCCTGCGTGATGCCATCGGCCGCATCGAGAAGCTGCCTTCGCCGCCACACCTGTACCTGAGCCTGACCCAGGCCCTGGAACACGATGACGATACCGACAGCGCCGACGTGGCCAAACTGGTCGCCGCCGATCCTGCCATCGCCGCGAAAGTCCTGCAGCTGTCCAACTCGGCCTTCTTCAGCCAGGGCCGCACCATCGCCGATCTGCGCACGGCGGTCACCCGACTGGGCCTGTCCACCCTGCGCGACCTGGTCCTGGCAAGCGAGGTGTTCTCGGCACCGACGCTGTCTGCGGCCGAACGCAACTCGCTGCAGCAGCGCGCCCTGCTCGCCTCGCGCCTGGCCGCCCGCCTGCTGCCCGATTCCAGTGCGGAACTGGGTGCCACCGCGGCGCTGCTGGCTGACATCGGCCTGCTGCTGCCGGGCGTCCGCAACGAGCGCAGCGAGCCTGCGCTGGCCGGCGACCTCCGTCCCGGGCACGCCGAAGCCGGCGCCTACCTGCTGGGGCTGTGGGGCCTGCCGATGCCGATCATCGAAGCGGTGGCGTTCCACCTGCAGCCGCAACGCGCCACGACCCGCAGTTTCTGGGTGACCGGCGCGGTGCACGTGGCGCTGGCGCTGGTCAACGGCGATCCCGTTGACGAGGACTACCTGCAGCGCGCAGGCGTACTCAATCGATTGCCGCAGTGGCGTGAGCATGCCAATGCACTGATGGGGCTGACACCCACTGACGCCTGA
- a CDS encoding TonB-dependent receptor plug domain-containing protein: MNVRNPAVRFGLLPAGIALALAPAFASAQEAPEAKGTTDLDRISVTGSRIRGAAVETQQPIVTLSRENLEKQGYTSVADVLQNLTSAGSPAISRSESLASGENVGGYYVDIRNLGAQRTLVLMNGKRLGATTAGYQDLSQIPMAAIERIEILKDGASAIYGSDAIAAVVNVITRKRFDGAEASVYVGQYGKGDGDTETYSFTLGSMGERGGITMSAEYSKQDPVWAKDRWFSRDGNAGPNYPGSGASPINQKGGFCDPCVTPNLKQGEPGYVGPSDQRWYTLRDGGNPANRADYRLETSADAVNANQQMMVQTGIERKSLYVNGNYDFTDAISFNADVLYNERNTTQQIAGYPYQSASFDTPLSADSAFNPTGEDLTFRRRLWEVPRTTESQVKTLRFAPSISGFFDFAGKTFDWDVGALWNRNETTKRGHGDMSLIASEQALGASFIGADGVARCGTSMSDPLATSGCRPWNPLLPFGVAGAGSLADQATQDFLFPYFTDTGLTKTTSFTANLSGSIVTLPAGDLGFAVGVEHRKEEGRFSPDAFAQSGQSTGLGAQTTQGEYSLDEVYLELNVPVLADMPFAKELTLNAATRYSDYSNFGDTLNSKFGFTWRPLDELLVRGTWAEGFRAPTIDNLYGGLSSSFESYTDPCGITAPGSVNGNAACSAAGVPVGYTQLGQGLIPCTSTPCATPDQFISGANPNLTPETSKSTTVGLVWSPRWVQGLDISLDWYKYEISDMIIADSVDRILRDCYVLGDASRCAAHTRAGDGHINGMTYGLANLGQMETQGYDLGIKYRLPELAIGQFAIDWQTSYLAKYDEQGQNADGDNITIGRVGEPGLFRVRSNLGLTWSKGDFGVAYTARYYSGMNEACVANRPCDDADRYQNGEKSPLRKTGSNTFHDLQVSWKAPWDATIALGANNVFDHKGPIMFTQPNSSFAYYGGFDVGRFLYMKYTQRF, encoded by the coding sequence ATGAACGTTCGTAACCCCGCAGTGCGGTTCGGCCTGCTGCCGGCCGGCATTGCGCTGGCGCTGGCGCCCGCCTTCGCTTCCGCACAGGAAGCACCGGAAGCAAAGGGCACCACCGACCTGGACCGCATTTCGGTCACCGGCTCGCGCATCCGCGGCGCTGCCGTTGAAACCCAGCAGCCGATCGTCACCCTGAGCCGTGAGAACCTGGAAAAGCAGGGCTACACCTCGGTTGCCGACGTCCTGCAGAACCTGACCTCGGCCGGCTCCCCGGCCATCTCCCGTTCGGAGTCGCTGGCTTCGGGCGAAAACGTCGGTGGCTACTACGTCGACATCCGCAACCTGGGCGCGCAGCGCACCCTGGTGCTGATGAACGGCAAGCGCCTGGGCGCGACCACCGCCGGCTACCAGGATCTGAGCCAGATCCCGATGGCCGCCATCGAGCGCATCGAGATCCTGAAGGACGGCGCCTCGGCCATCTACGGTTCGGACGCCATCGCGGCCGTGGTCAACGTGATCACCCGCAAGCGCTTCGACGGCGCTGAAGCCAGCGTCTATGTCGGTCAGTACGGCAAGGGCGACGGCGACACCGAAACCTATTCGTTCACCCTCGGCAGCATGGGCGAGCGCGGCGGTATCACCATGTCCGCCGAGTACTCCAAGCAGGATCCGGTGTGGGCGAAGGACCGTTGGTTCAGCCGTGACGGCAACGCCGGCCCGAACTACCCGGGTTCGGGCGCCAGCCCGATCAACCAGAAGGGTGGCTTCTGCGACCCGTGCGTCACCCCGAACCTGAAGCAGGGCGAGCCGGGCTATGTCGGCCCGAGCGACCAGCGCTGGTACACCCTGCGTGATGGCGGCAACCCGGCCAACCGCGCCGACTACCGTCTGGAAACCTCCGCTGACGCCGTCAATGCCAACCAGCAGATGATGGTGCAGACCGGTATCGAGCGTAAGTCGCTGTACGTCAACGGCAACTACGACTTCACCGACGCGATCTCGTTCAACGCTGACGTGCTCTACAACGAGCGCAACACCACCCAGCAGATCGCAGGCTATCCGTACCAGTCGGCATCCTTCGACACCCCGCTGTCGGCCGACAGCGCGTTCAACCCGACCGGTGAAGACCTGACCTTCCGCCGCCGTCTGTGGGAAGTGCCGCGCACCACCGAAAGCCAGGTCAAGACCCTGCGCTTCGCCCCGAGCATCAGCGGCTTCTTCGACTTCGCCGGCAAGACCTTCGACTGGGACGTCGGCGCGCTGTGGAACCGCAACGAAACCACCAAGCGTGGTCACGGCGACATGAGCCTGATCGCATCGGAACAGGCGCTGGGCGCTTCGTTCATCGGTGCTGATGGCGTCGCCCGCTGCGGCACCAGCATGTCCGATCCGCTCGCCACCAGCGGCTGCCGTCCGTGGAACCCGCTGCTGCCGTTCGGCGTTGCCGGTGCCGGTTCGCTGGCCGACCAGGCCACCCAGGACTTCCTGTTCCCGTACTTCACCGATACCGGTCTGACCAAGACCACCAGCTTCACCGCCAACCTGTCGGGTTCGATCGTGACCCTGCCGGCCGGTGACCTGGGCTTCGCCGTGGGCGTCGAGCACCGCAAGGAAGAAGGCCGCTTCTCGCCGGATGCCTTCGCACAGTCGGGCCAGTCCACCGGCCTGGGCGCGCAGACCACCCAGGGTGAGTACTCGCTGGACGAGGTCTACCTGGAACTGAACGTGCCGGTCCTGGCGGACATGCCGTTTGCCAAGGAACTGACCCTGAATGCTGCGACCCGTTACTCGGATTACAGCAACTTCGGCGACACCCTGAACTCGAAGTTCGGCTTCACCTGGCGTCCGCTGGACGAGCTGCTGGTTCGCGGTACCTGGGCTGAGGGCTTCCGTGCTCCGACCATCGACAACCTGTACGGTGGCCTGAGCAGCAGCTTCGAGTCGTACACCGATCCGTGCGGCATCACCGCGCCGGGCTCGGTCAACGGCAACGCGGCCTGCTCGGCGGCGGGCGTCCCGGTCGGTTACACCCAGCTGGGCCAGGGCCTGATTCCGTGCACCTCGACCCCGTGTGCGACGCCGGACCAGTTCATCTCGGGTGCCAACCCGAACCTGACCCCGGAAACCTCCAAGAGCACCACCGTCGGCCTGGTCTGGAGCCCGCGCTGGGTGCAGGGCCTGGACATCTCGCTGGACTGGTACAAGTACGAAATCAGCGACATGATCATCGCTGACAGCGTCGACCGCATCCTGCGTGACTGCTACGTGCTGGGCGATGCTTCGCGTTGCGCCGCACACACCCGTGCAGGCGATGGCCACATCAACGGCATGACCTACGGCCTGGCCAACCTCGGCCAGATGGAAACCCAGGGCTACGACCTGGGCATCAAGTACCGCCTGCCGGAGCTGGCCATCGGCCAGTTCGCGATCGACTGGCAGACGAGCTACCTGGCCAAGTACGACGAGCAGGGCCAGAACGCTGACGGTGACAACATCACCATCGGCCGTGTCGGTGAGCCGGGCCTGTTCCGCGTGCGTTCGAACCTGGGCCTGACCTGGTCGAAGGGTGACTTCGGCGTGGCGTACACCGCGCGTTACTACTCGGGCATGAATGAAGCCTGCGTGGCCAACCGTCCGTGCGACGACGCCGACCGCTACCAGAACGGTGAGAAGTCGCCGCTGCGCAAGACCGGCTCCAACACCTTCCACGACCTGCAGGTCAGCTGGAAGGCACCGTGGGATGCCACCATCGCGCTGGGCGCCAACAACGTGTTCGACCACAAGGGTCCGATCATGTTCACCCAGCCGAACTCGAGCTTCGCCTACTACGGCGGCTTCGACGTGGGTCGCTTCCTGTACATGAAGTACACCCAGCGCTTCTGA
- a CDS encoding helix-turn-helix transcriptional regulator, producing the protein MRQLSLADRGQSVSLDKALDDVVPTCLGVARLGSLQTAGSSFTVWMQVRGSSWVEAKEGRFRLRHGEWIAFEKESRPLVQAGRNGLCIGLNLNVEALRVLAEMADCGLYAGRGRMGRSDARVALRLWRDALASGHPAQHLRPLLLHLAGLQRGLADNVQRCPGRSRSRKRQVFGRMQRARLYLEGNSHRVVRIGELAELTNFSSWYLSKTFQSLYEESPQSLSARLRLERAADLLRDTDMMVGEVAAASGFDNCCSFARAFRARYGQSASRFRENGGLLPPQSAKSLVGSRKYSAATQS; encoded by the coding sequence ATGCGTCAACTCTCACTGGCCGATCGTGGCCAATCCGTCTCCCTGGACAAGGCACTCGATGACGTCGTGCCGACCTGCCTGGGCGTGGCCCGGCTCGGCAGCCTGCAGACCGCGGGCAGCAGCTTCACCGTGTGGATGCAGGTGCGCGGCAGCTCCTGGGTGGAGGCCAAGGAGGGGCGCTTCCGCCTGCGCCACGGCGAATGGATCGCGTTCGAGAAGGAATCGCGCCCGCTGGTGCAGGCAGGGCGCAACGGGCTGTGCATCGGCCTGAACCTGAACGTGGAAGCGCTGCGTGTGCTGGCGGAGATGGCCGACTGCGGCCTGTACGCGGGCCGCGGCCGGATGGGCCGCAGTGACGCTCGCGTGGCGCTGCGCCTGTGGCGTGATGCCTTGGCCAGTGGCCACCCGGCGCAGCACCTGCGCCCGCTGCTGCTGCATCTGGCCGGCCTGCAGCGTGGATTGGCCGACAACGTGCAGCGCTGCCCTGGCCGTTCGCGCAGCCGCAAGCGCCAGGTGTTCGGTCGCATGCAGCGCGCCCGCCTCTATCTGGAAGGCAACAGCCACCGCGTCGTACGCATCGGCGAACTGGCCGAGCTGACCAACTTCTCCAGCTGGTATCTCTCCAAGACGTTCCAGAGCCTGTATGAAGAAAGCCCGCAGTCGCTTTCGGCACGGCTGCGCCTGGAGCGCGCCGCCGACCTGCTGCGCGACACCGACATGATGGTGGGAGAGGTCGCTGCGGCCAGTGGTTTCGACAACTGCTGCAGCTTCGCCCGGGCGTTCCGCGCCCGCTACGGGCAGTCCGCTTCGCGCTTCAGGGAAAACGGCGGCTTGCTCCCGCCACAATCCGCAAAGTCTCTGGTTGGTTCGCGCAAATACAGCGCTGCAACGCAATCGTAA
- a CDS encoding winged helix-turn-helix domain-containing protein: protein MNRSEIQPTESDRIRIGECVVTLSSREVEVAGARRPRRLTPKALGVLRVLLRQPGRVVTREELFAEVWPDTLPTNDVLTQAVTQLRKAFANDDDNGQAYIETIAKTGYRLRVPVQAMPEPEAELAVDAEGAAGDSNAVVEVHTPAPEDMRRRRWRYLRRRLLLVLGLLMLAALLVMTVLLLRRAPASSPVEAAVENGTRVIGSPQRPYRLITATAGFETYPTLSPDGSQVAYEGASEDGLGGGAIKVQTSGNAPARQLLVPPAGAVDRFPNWSPDGRDIAFARFSADGGCQVLIASATGGALRQATRCDGTELLSFDWTPDGRGLVFGSMVGRYAHRGIRVLDLASGQWQPLQYAVDQDDFDYAPRYSPDGKWLVFVRNPQMGDLWRVPAAGGTPEQLTSESAELRGWAWLGDGRTIVFGRRVDSEVRLYYLDIERRTLRDAGLDDAQWPAVSRHGGMLAFVHRRAQFGVFKVPMQGGEPERLFASSGRDGQPMAAPDGRQLVFTSDRSGSFALWWADMQRPDSLRPIEGLRPEARQAPDWSADSRQLLVVGRDAHGRAVVYEIAPRDERLQPLPVPAEQPLQALYGATPEQLLVVERDADQRTRLSLFDRSTQPWRRLASIDGVSQVRFDRAGRRVLFTRLAAEGLWAADAALSPDSVRQISEDKPSRWRYRSWTVAGHDSIGYLGSSTRCSTILVRIAAGQEDAGRCLDAQRLSASNGLSASADGTALFVALAVSDGADIGVMRLPEKAPALFPAFSKMLMFKGNGPS, encoded by the coding sequence ATGAACCGCAGCGAAATCCAGCCCACCGAATCTGATCGGATCCGGATCGGCGAATGTGTCGTCACTTTGTCCTCGCGAGAGGTCGAAGTTGCCGGCGCGCGTCGCCCGCGCCGGCTGACGCCGAAGGCGCTGGGCGTGCTGCGTGTGCTGCTGCGGCAACCCGGGCGCGTGGTCACCCGCGAAGAACTGTTCGCCGAGGTGTGGCCCGATACGCTGCCCACCAACGATGTGCTGACGCAGGCGGTCACCCAGCTGCGCAAAGCCTTCGCCAACGACGATGACAACGGCCAGGCGTATATCGAGACGATCGCCAAGACCGGCTACCGCCTGCGCGTGCCGGTGCAGGCCATGCCCGAGCCCGAAGCGGAACTGGCGGTCGATGCCGAAGGCGCGGCTGGCGATTCCAACGCGGTCGTGGAAGTGCACACGCCAGCCCCGGAGGACATGCGACGCCGTCGCTGGCGCTACCTGCGACGTCGATTGTTGCTGGTGCTGGGCCTGTTGATGCTGGCCGCACTGCTGGTGATGACGGTCCTGCTGCTGCGCCGTGCGCCGGCCAGCTCTCCGGTGGAGGCGGCGGTGGAGAACGGCACGCGGGTGATCGGCAGCCCGCAGCGGCCCTATCGGCTGATCACCGCCACCGCAGGCTTCGAAACCTATCCCACGCTGTCGCCGGATGGTTCGCAGGTGGCCTACGAAGGCGCCAGCGAGGATGGCCTGGGCGGTGGTGCGATCAAGGTACAGACGTCCGGCAACGCGCCGGCGCGGCAGCTGCTTGTTCCTCCTGCGGGCGCGGTTGACCGCTTCCCGAACTGGTCGCCGGATGGACGCGACATCGCCTTTGCCCGCTTCTCCGCCGATGGGGGTTGTCAGGTGCTGATCGCCAGTGCGACCGGCGGCGCGTTGCGCCAGGCCACGCGCTGCGATGGCACCGAGCTGCTCAGCTTCGACTGGACACCCGACGGGCGCGGCCTGGTATTCGGCAGCATGGTGGGCCGCTATGCCCACCGCGGTATCCGAGTACTCGATCTGGCCAGCGGACAGTGGCAGCCGCTGCAGTACGCCGTCGATCAGGACGATTTCGATTACGCGCCGCGCTATTCGCCGGACGGCAAATGGCTGGTGTTCGTGCGCAACCCGCAGATGGGCGACCTGTGGCGGGTTCCTGCCGCGGGTGGCACGCCGGAGCAGCTGACCAGCGAGTCGGCCGAGCTGCGCGGATGGGCCTGGCTTGGCGACGGCCGCACCATCGTGTTCGGCCGCCGGGTCGACAGCGAGGTGCGGCTCTATTACCTCGACATCGAGCGGCGCACGCTGCGTGATGCCGGACTGGATGACGCGCAGTGGCCGGCGGTATCGCGGCATGGCGGCATGCTGGCCTTCGTCCATCGCCGTGCACAGTTCGGCGTGTTCAAGGTGCCGATGCAGGGCGGTGAACCGGAGCGCCTGTTTGCGTCCAGCGGTCGCGACGGTCAACCGATGGCAGCACCGGACGGTCGCCAGCTGGTATTCACCTCTGACCGCTCGGGCAGCTTCGCTCTCTGGTGGGCGGACATGCAACGCCCCGATTCGCTGCGGCCGATCGAGGGCCTGCGCCCGGAAGCACGGCAGGCCCCCGATTGGTCGGCCGACAGCCGGCAACTTCTGGTGGTTGGGCGCGATGCACACGGTCGCGCGGTGGTCTACGAGATCGCACCCCGCGACGAGCGTCTGCAACCGCTGCCCGTGCCCGCCGAACAGCCGCTGCAGGCGCTGTATGGCGCCACGCCCGAGCAGCTGCTGGTGGTCGAACGTGATGCCGACCAGCGTACGCGGCTCAGTCTGTTCGATCGCAGCACCCAACCCTGGCGGCGGCTGGCGAGCATCGACGGCGTCTCCCAGGTCCGCTTTGACCGCGCAGGCCGTCGGGTGCTGTTCACCCGCCTGGCGGCGGAGGGGTTGTGGGCGGCGGACGCGGCGCTGTCCCCGGACAGCGTGCGGCAGATCAGCGAGGACAAACCCAGCCGCTGGCGCTACCGCTCGTGGACGGTTGCCGGCCACGACAGCATCGGCTATCTCGGCAGTTCCACCCGCTGCAGCACCATCCTCGTCCGCATCGCCGCCGGGCAGGAGGATGCCGGGCGCTGCCTGGACGCGCAGCGCTTGAGCGCGAGCAACGGACTCAGCGCCAGCGCAGACGGGACGGCCCTGTTTGTCGCTCTGGCAGTCAGTGATGGCGCCGACATCGGCGTGATGCGGCTGCCCGAAAAGGCGCCAGCGCTGTTCCCGGCCTTCTCCAAGATGTTGATGTTCAAGGGAAATGGGCCTTCGTAA
- a CDS encoding ion channel — MPVAVTTRWLAIARRHPSAWLLGAQLLAVMLYPALDDTAAGRAALGMFGMAVLGLALWVVQRSPLGTWLALLLAIPAVVFSIAGALLDRAALVTTAQLLESLLYFYTAGALIAYMLQDHKVTRDELFAAGATFTLLAWAFAFAFGVCQQWYPGSFQGSSEGPQRSWMELLYLSFSLLSGVGLSDVVPLHPQARALVMLEQFSGVMYVALVVSRLVGLTMLRRF; from the coding sequence ATGCCTGTTGCCGTGACCACCCGCTGGCTGGCCATCGCCCGCCGCCATCCGTCCGCGTGGCTGCTGGGCGCGCAGCTGCTGGCGGTGATGCTGTATCCCGCGCTGGACGACACGGCCGCCGGCCGCGCCGCATTGGGCATGTTTGGAATGGCGGTGCTGGGCCTGGCGTTGTGGGTGGTCCAGCGCAGCCCGTTGGGTACATGGCTGGCGCTGCTGCTGGCGATTCCGGCGGTGGTGTTCTCCATCGCCGGCGCGCTGCTGGACCGCGCCGCGCTGGTGACCACCGCGCAGCTGCTGGAGAGCCTGCTCTACTTCTATACGGCCGGCGCCCTGATCGCCTACATGCTGCAGGACCACAAAGTCACCCGCGACGAGCTGTTCGCGGCCGGCGCCACCTTCACGTTGCTGGCGTGGGCATTCGCCTTCGCATTTGGGGTGTGCCAACAGTGGTATCCGGGCAGTTTCCAGGGCAGCAGCGAGGGACCTCAGCGAAGCTGGATGGAGCTGCTTTATCTGAGCTTCAGCTTGCTGTCCGGGGTCGGCCTGAGCGATGTCGTGCCGCTGCATCCGCAGGCACGCGCACTGGTCATGCTGGAGCAGTTCTCAGGCGTGATGTACGTGGCTTTGGTGGTTTCGCGGCTGGTCGGATTGACCATGCTGCGGCGTTTCTGA